The Montipora capricornis isolate CH-2021 chromosome 3, ASM3666992v2, whole genome shotgun sequence genome window below encodes:
- the LOC138040297 gene encoding uncharacterized protein — protein MIKSSRCTNQSKKKAGLSSFGETDCFINVLRRFISRRGTPKTIHSDNGTNLVGAAREIKQAIAAWNEKHIQDQLLQKGCQWVFQPPKASHASGAWERLLRSTRTALLAILGNSLVDEEVLATVLTEVEAILNSRPLCAASDDPDDQEPLTPNHLLLQKAVHNLPPGSFVKEDLFSRKKWRQAQILADHFWKRWLKEYMLSLQERQKWQKPHRNAEVGDLVLLVDAKEPVANGSSESEVSL, from the coding sequence ATGATAAAGTCATCAAGGTGTACAAACCAATCTAAAAAGAAAGCTGGGTTGTCATCATTTGGGGAAACGGATTGTTTCATTAACGTGCTAAGAAGATTCATTAGTAGACGAGGCACACCCAAGACTATCCACTCCGATAATGGCACCAATTTGGTTGGAGCAGCAAGAGAAATTAAACAGGCTATCGCTGCATGGAATGAGAAACATATCCAAGACCAGCTGTTACAGAAAGGATGTCAGTGGGTTTTCCAACCACCCAAAGCCTCACATGCTAGTGGGGCCTGGGAGAGGCTACTCCGAAGCACCCGCACAGCCTTGCTAGCAATACTTGGAAACAGCTTAGTGGATGAGGAAGTCCTCGCTACTGTCCTCACTGAAGTTGAAGCAATTCTTAATTCACGACCTCTTTGTGCTGCCTCTGATGACCCTGATGATCAGGAACCGTTGACACCCAACCATCTACTGTTGCAGAAAGCTGTCCACAACTTGCCACCTGGATCCTTTGTAAAGGAAGACTTATTCTCAAGAAAGAAATGGAGACAGGCTCAGATTTTGGCTGATCACTTTTGGAAGAGATGGTTGAAAGAATATATGTTGTCGTTGCAGGAGAGACAAAAGTGGCAGAAGCCGCACCGGAATGCAGAAGTCGGTGATTTGGTTCTACTCGTCGATGCCAAGGAGCCAGTGGCGAATGGGTCGAGTGAAAGCGAAGTTTCCCTCTAA